Genomic DNA from Gilliamella sp. ESL0441:
AGTCTATTTTTAATTATGTTGATTTTGTCATTAAGTATCTACCTTTTTGGTCAAAAAATTGATGCGTATTTTCTGATTGATAAAGATAAAATAGGCGTTGTTGTCGATGAATTTAATGGTGTTAAAGTTTACTATAATGGTAGCGTAGATAATGTGAGTGGGCGCAATACATCTAAGGATGGATATAATCTCGGTTTGAAATACCAATGCGTCGAATTTATTAAGCGTTATTACTATGAGCGCTTTAATCATAAGATGCCAGATAGTTATGGTCATGCAAAAGATTTTTTTGATGATTCTATCGCCGACGGAAAAATCAATCCCAAACGCAATCTACTGCAATATCACAATGGTTCACCGTCAAAACCTCAAGTTGAGGATATTATTGTAATGGGATGGAGTAGATATGGTCATGTCGCTATTATCAGTAAAGTCAGCGATAATGAGATTGAAATTGTCCAGCAAAACCCAGGTCCTAATGCTAGCTCTCGTGCCTTGCTTCCTTTAATTTATAAAGACGGTTTATGGAATATTGATTCATTTCGGGTTTTAGGCTATCTGCGTAAAAATTAATGTTAAATTAATCATTATTAAAAGAATATAGATTTAAAAACTATTTATAATTTAATAAATAGTTAACTACGATCCTATTTATATTATCTATAAGCTAGGATCGTAGTTATTTCTAGTTAAATAAGCAATTCAATGATTCACTTAAAATTCGTCATGTTTTATATCTCCAATAATAAAGCCACCATTGATTAGTTCAGGAACTTTAATATGAATTGTATTACTATAAATTTTACCGTTCCAATCATTATTAACTTTTTTCGCTTTTAAAAACATTTTATTATTGGCAATTATTTGCCCCTGATTATAAACTTTATCAGCGTTAATATTTATTGTATCACTAGACTTAATAAAATTATGATTTTCAAGTTCTTTACCGGCAAAATTTACGCCTTGTCTAGCAATTATTTCACCTTTCCAATCATTAAATAGTTTAGTTGGGGTAAAATCTATAAAATGTTCAGAAATAAGTTTTCCTTGATTATAAACATCCTTAGATTTTATAGACATTGTTTTGTATACATCGACAATATTATGATTTTCAAACTTTTCTCCTGAAATATTGATATCATAGCCTTGCATTTGCCCTTTCCAATCATTTTTTAAATAATTTGAATTTGTATCTAAGGTTTGTTTAGAAGCTAATGTTCCTTGATTATAAACTTTTATTGAATTTATACTTAATAACTTTTCTGCATTAACTTGATTATGGTTTTCTAAATTTTGTCCAGTAATCGTGATATTCTTACCTTTAACGAATCCATTCCAATCATTTTTGAAATAACCTTGACTTATCAACACTGAATTATCAGATGATAAATCGCCTTGGTTATATAAATTAGTAGCGGTAATAGCTAAATCATTAATTGCACTAATAGAGTTGTGATTTTCGAGTTTTTCACTTGAAAGTGATATTTTTTTAGCACTAACCCTACCATTCCAGTCATTTTTAAAGTTGAGACCTTTAAAAAAGATTTCTCCAAAAGAATTTAGTTTCCCTTGGTTATATAAATCATTAGCGTTAATTGTTAAGTTACTTAACCCTTCAATTAAATTATGATTTTCAAGTTTTTGACTTGAAGAAATTGATATTTCGTTAGCAACAATCGTACCATTCCAGTCATTTTTAAGTTTATAAGTCGAAAAATTCAACTTTTCTTTAGCGCTCAAAATGCCTTGATTATAAAAGTTATCTTTCACCGTAAGATTCAGAATTTTTGTCGCGTTTATATAATTGTGATTTTCGAAATTAGAACTTGATAAAGATATCGCATTAGCGAATAACTCACCTTTTCCAGCATTTTTAAATTCACTAGCATCGATTTTAATGCGATCGGATGAGAGTTTTCCATAATTATTTAAGTAATTTACCGAACTTTCTAAATCAAGTGAAGACTTAACTAAACCATAATTATCAAATGTCGAACCCTTTAAACCGATATATTTACCAATTTCTATATTTCCAGTACTTTGATTTATAAAATGTTGACTATTTACATAAAGATGATATGACTTAATCGTGCCTTGATTTTCAAAATTATTAGAATCTAAACTAATATTTTGAGTATTTGATTGAATCAAACTTTGTTTATCATTGAATAATGAGGAACTAGATATGGCAATATTCTTTTCCGCCAATATTTTATTTGCATTATGTATCGTTCCAGCCTTTATATTTAAATCATTACTTGCTTCAATAACACCATAATTTTTAAATTGTTTAACTTCTTTTAATTGAACGTTTTTTGATTTGATGTTATTGGTATTTATTATAGTAGAGCTATCAGCAGTGAATTGTTCTCCGGCGGAAATCTTACCAAAATTGTTTACCTCATGACTTTTTATATTAAGATTTTTTCCACTGGTGATGGTCATATTATTTTCAAATGCAGAACTATTAACATTGATTGAACCCTTTGCCGATATATAATGGTTATTAACAATCATACCTTTGGTATTAATGTTAAGGTCTCCAGCGCTTACACCCAATGTTCCTGAATTACGTACACCGACACCTTGTTCATTTGCACTCAATGTAATTTTACCAGCATACATACCACCTAACGCAGATACATCAATACCAAAATTATATTTATCTTCATAAATATTATCTTTTTTATTCTCAGTAAAGCTTAAATCTGTACCGACATTATTTTGACCTGCTATCACATTGATTTCTTTATTAGCCCATAATTCAGCATTAATTTTTACACTTCGAGCAATGATATCCGTATAATCTTGCCCGGTATTTTTTAAGCCTTGCCCGGTAACATAAATATGTCCACGTTCAACTTGATACCCAGTCAATTTACCGTCTTTTACTAGCGGTTTACCGGTTGTTAAGGTTGCTCGGTCAGCATTGATAAAACCACATCCATTACAGGTTATACCCGCTGGATTGGCAATGATTACTTGTGCTTTTTGACCAGCTACTTCAATGTATCCATTCAACTGACTAATATTAGGTGAATTGACTTCATTCAAAATGACTTTAGCACTTTGTTTGATTAATGCATTACCACTAAGATAACCCGCTAATTGCGTTTTGCTACCGTCTGGGGAATTATTTAAAATGACACCATTTTTGGCTACATCAAATTGAGTATATTTATTATGTGAAACCCCACTACTCGATGGAGTAGCAATATTACTTACATAGGTTCCGTTAGAAAGTTGATAAACATCAGGACGTTGATTACGATTGGCTGATTTGTCTGCGACAATATTGTTAGCATAACTGCTGTCAATCAGACTAACCATTCCCAATGCGATATACGATATAAATATTAATGGCTTTATTTTGAAGGATTTTGTTGGGTAAATTGAGTCGTGTTTTTGATGAATAATTTCAACTTTATTTTTATTACTTGCCACCATTTGATGCGATTTAACCAGTTCGGATACAACAATAAATAAATTTCGAGCTTTATTAAAAATAATTCTATATAAATTTCTATTCATTTTATTTCCACCTTTCATCAATTGTTAATGCATTAAGTTATATACAGCTAATTAAAAACATAACTGCCTAAGAAACATAAAGAAACATATAGATCAATAAATAAACAAGAACTATTACAACGAAATAGAGAATTTTATGGTTTTAACATTACTAATTGAATTTATAACAATTATTAATACTAATTTAACTGAAAAAATTTAAAAAAATTACATTAAATAATTTGAGGTCGGTATAAAAAATCTTGAATTTATCGAACCTAATTTAGTCTGTGATTTATTACTACCTAAATTAGGTTCTGATTTATAATCAGTGAACTATTCTATGGATGAGAAAGTTCACTGGGCTGATTATCCATTTTGGTACTGACACTATTACTTTTAATTAGAGAGAAAATAATCATATCAGTAATGTTGGATATTATCATTTTTGCTTTATTTAAATTTAGATCATCATTGATAAATGTATTATTGTTTAAATTCTGGAACAGATTAGAAACTGAATGATCAATTGTAGATTGCGAATTATTAATGCCTGAGTGTAAATCTGTCTTCTTGATCGTATCCAAATTTTCCATTCCATAATCAAAAGTGGATTCAAGCTGGTGTGACCTTAGGATACCCAACTTTTCACTGTTTGAATTTTTATTATCAATCATTATCACATTTTGAGTTAATGATTGACCATTATATTTAATTTCATTAGGATTTATTATTATTTTATCATTTGGTTTTATCTCTTTTTTATTATCAGTTTTTATCTCTTTTGTTTCAGTTTTGGTTGAGTTTGTATCTGTTTGCCAATCATTTTTGAAGTTATCTCCTTTAGCTTTTAGTCTTTCTAATGACATTGCTTTTGCTTGATTGTATAAATCATCAATATTAAATTTTAAATCTTTTTTGCCGGTAGAGCTACTTTGATAATCGAATTCATTCTCTTCAAATTTATTTTTATCAGTCACTAAGACACCATTAAAAATTATTTGATTGGCTTTAACTTTTCCTTGTGAATCATTTTTAAAATTATAACTTAGTATAGATAATGTATCGTTAGAATATAATTTACCTTGGTTATACAACAACTCTAATGAGTTAATTTGAAGCAATTCTTCAGCAAGAATTTCATTAAAATTATAGAGTTTTAAAGAAAATAAAAAGACTTTATCGGATTTTATTATCCCTTTACTATTGTTTTCAAGCATGGAAGTGTCTAAAAAAATCATATCTTTAACTAACACTTGGCCATAGTTATAAATTTTACCAATTTTTACAAATATATTTTCATTATTAATGGAACCATAATTGAAGAATTTTGAGTTTTTATCATTATTATCAATTTTTAGAAATTGACTTTGTAACTTACCATTCTTATCGTTGATAAATTCCTTAGATAATAGTTCTATCCCCTTCCTTAATAAGATATTACCCTGATTATTCATAAGATCTTTTAATATGATATTGGCAGAATCACCATTAATTAAACCATAATTAAAAAATTGCTTACCCAAAACTTTTATTAGCTCACCTGCAATCAACTTACCTTGCCACGTATTGACTAATTTGGATTCATCATAATCGCCTAAACTTATCAAGTTCGACTTTACGGTACCATCATTTATAATATCGTTTCCCTTTAAAAAAATATTTTCTTTAGCTTCTATCGAACCTGTTTCCTTATTAGTAATATTATCACTTTGGACTAATATATTTTTTTCAGATGTGAGCTTATTTAAATTATTAACATCATTAGCAACAATGTTTAATTGCTCTTTAGCATTAACTTCACCATAATTTTCAATATTTTTTCCTGCTAAATTGACATTTTTTTGACTAGCAATTTTGCCATGATTTACAATGCTTTTACCTTTTAGCGAGATATCTTGTTTGGCTTTGAGCTTCCCTCCAGCATTATTTAAAATTTTACCATCCGCCGAGATATTCAACGTTCCCGCACTTGCCATGATTGTCCCATTGTTACGTACACCCACGCCGGTTTCGGTGCCCACCATCTTAATTTTTCCGGCATACATTCCACCTAATGCTGAAACATCCAGTGCAAATTCAGGTTGTTCGGTATTGGTGGCTGAGGCGACTTTTTCAACCTTCGTCAGGTCTGCACTCACCTTCGCTTTACCTGTCACAATATTAATTTCTTTATTCGCCCATAACTCAGCATTAACACTGACACTGCGTGCGATTAAATCGGTATAATCCTGCCCTGAATTTTTTAACCCTTCCCCTGTAATGGCTATCTTCCCCCTTTCTACTTGATAACCCATCAATTTTCCATCTTCTATTATCGGTTTACCCGTCGTTAAGGTTGCCCGGTCTGCATTAATAAAACCACAACCATTACAGGTTATGCCTGCCGGATTGGCGATGACAACTTGAGCTTTTTGACCCGCCACTTCGATATAACCATTTAATTGGCTGATATTTTGTGAATTCACTTCGTTCAATATAACTTTGGCACTATTTTGCAGTGATGCATTACCATTAATATTACCCGCTAATTGCGTTTTACTGCCGTTTGGGGAGTTATTCAAAATGACACCGTTTTTTGAAACGTCAAATTGCGTATATTTATTGTGGGATACGCCCCCTTTTGTTGGTGCGGCAATATCGATTTGTGTCACGCCGTTTGGTAAACCTTGAATTGTTGGTTGTTGAGCTTGATTGGCTTTTTGATCGACAACGATATTATTTGCGTAACTGACGCCAGTCATACTAACCAGCCCTAATGCTACATAGGATAAAAAAACTAACGGCTTTAATACATAAGATTGAGTAGTTTTGATTGAATCATCCTTGACGTGAATGCTCTTTGCTTGCAGATGTTTGCTAACCACAACTTGATTTGATTGAGCAATATCAGATACAACAATGAACAACCCTCGAACCCGATTGAAAATAATACGATAAAAATCTTTATTCATAGAATTATTTCACCTTTCATCTATTTCTTAATAGCCGTAATCAATCATACTAAGGTTAAACATTAAATAATGTACAACAAACTTTCTAAAATCACTTCAACATCAGACAACACAAAAAAGTTTGAAATTAATATAACTAAAACGACTGCGATATGGTTTACACGTTTGGGACAATTACTACAAATTGCTTGCATAATGATTAGAGACTATCATTAAGTTAGCAACAAGAATAAATCTTTTTATATTGTTTAGATAACTTAATATTTGTATAATAAAATTTAGTGTTATATTTAGTCAAAGAATTTATTAATATTTTTGTCAATTTTGGTATTTTTGGTACTTTAACTATTAAATTAATTATATTTTAAACAGGGAATATTAGATAGCTTTACTTTCATCCATTAATCAAAAATAGTGCCGACTTTGCTACGTTAAAATTTAATGAATATAATTGATCGATAAAATTTTTAATCTATTAATACGAAACACAATTTAATAAGTTCTTCGATTTGAAAGAACTTAATACTGGTTTACCCATTATTGAATCATAACCGATAAACCAGAAAGATAATTTTAACGATATAAACTTTTATTTGTTACTGTTATAGTCGTTAATCTTTGATGAATATTAATCACTTATTTCTAATAATTCATCTGCTTTGATTTTTCCATAATTTTCAACCCCATTTTTAACTTTAAAAACAAGGTGTTTGGTATCGATAACGCCAAACCAATCATTTTTAAAATTTTGACTGACAACATCTATTTTATTTTGGGCAAATAACTCTCCATTATTGTAAAATTCGATTGTGTCTATCATCAATGTATCATTAGCATGAATGGTTTTTCGATTATCAAATCGTCCTTCAATTATTCCTTCTTCATTTTTTTGTCCTGCTATTTTAATCGTGTTGGCACTCATTTCACCCTGCCAGTCATTTTTAAAGTTGTTACTCATTATATCTAATTCTCCTGATGAGAGAATTTTTCCTTGGTTATAGCCATCTGTAACTTGAATCGTTAAATTGTTAGCGGCAGTGATTTCATTGTAATTTCTAAAATTTACAAAATTAGTATATATTTCATTAGCCTTTATTAGACCTTGCCAATTATTTACAAAATTACTGCCTGATAAACCTGATAAATATAAATGAGTCGCTGAAATTTTACCATAATTGTAAAAATTATTAGTAATCACATTCATCGTACCAACCTCTATTAGACCATAGTTGGTAATATCATTATCAAAATTAACAGAACTAGGCTCAATCGTAGCATAATCGAAAGATAGTTTACCGTTCCAATCATTTTTAAATTGATGATATTTAAAATGTAAATTTGATTTTATCGCAATTTGACCTTGGTTATACATTTTCCCATACGATACAATATGTCCACCATCACCACTTACCAATCCCCAATTATCAAATTGATCTGCTCTTATGGAAACAAATTGATCGGCTTCTATTTTTCCACGCCAAGTATTAACCACGGTTCCAACATGTCCGGCACCTAAACCTACAGATGAGCTTTTAATATTACCTTCATTAACTATATTCTTTCCAGATAATGAAACAACTTCTCCAGCTTGAATTAAGCCTGTATCCTTATTGATAATATTATTTTCATTTTCGACCGATATTTCATTTTCAGATATCAGTTTATTTACGTTCAGAACATCAGCAATAATGCTTAATTTATCCTTGGCATTCACTTCACTATAATTCTCAAAATCTTTCCCTTCTAAAGTAATATTTTTCGACTGAATCACGCCAAACCAATCATTTTTGATTTTATCACTCGATACAGTAACGCTTTCTCCTGCTGATAAGTCACCCGCATTTTCGGCATATGATGCTTTAATTTCCACCTTTTCAACCGCATTCATTTTGCCCACATTTTTGGTGTGCATTGCATTTAATGTAATATTTTTAGCGTTCACATTCCCTGTCCAGGTACTCAGAAATTCATCACTTTCTGCACTAAGATTTTTTCCTGCTGATAATCTATTTTCATTGGCTACCAATGCTTTAGCTTTAAGTTGGATGTCTTCTTTTGCTTCTATTGTGCCATAATTTTTTACGTCTGTTTTTCCCGTTAAGCTGACACTTTTTTGACTGGCAATCGTGCCATGATTTTCTATATGTTGACTGTTTAGTGAGATATCTTGTGTTGCCTTAAAATTACCCCCCACATTATTTAAAATTTTACCATCCGCCGAGATATTCAACGTTCCCGCACTTGCCATGATTGTCCCATTGTTACGCACACCCACGCCGGTTTCGGTGCCCACCATCTTAATTTTTCCGGCATACATTCCACCTAATGCTGAAACATCCAGTGCAAATTCAGGTTGTTCGGTATTGGTGGCTGAGGCGACTTTTTCAACCTTCGTCAGGTCTGCACTCACCTTCGCTTTACCTGTCACAATATTAATTTCTTTATTCGCCCATAACTCAGCATTAACACTGACACTGCGTGCGATTAAATCGGTATAATCCTGCCCTGAATTTTTTAACCCTTCCCCTGTAATGGCTATCTTCCCCCTTTCTACTTGATAACCCATCAATTTTCCATCTTCTATTATCGGTTTACCCGTCGTTAAGGTTGCCCGGTCTGCATTAATAAAACCACAACCATTACAGGTTATGCCTGCCGGATTGGCGATGACAACTTGAGCTTTTTGACCCGCCACTTCGATATAACCATTTAATTGGCTGATATTTTGTGAATTCACTTCGTTCAATATAACTTTGGCGCTATTTTGCAGTGATGCATTACCATTAATATTACCCGCTAATTGCGTTTTACTGCCGTTTGGGGAGTTATTCAAAATGACACCGTTTTTTGAAACGTCAAATTGCGTATATTTATTATGGGATACGCCCCCTTTTGTTGGTGCGGCAATATCGATTTGTGTCACGCCGTTTGGTAAACCTTGAATTGTTGGTTGGTGAGCTTGATTGGCTTTTTGATCGACAACGATATTATTTGCGTAACTGACGCCAGTCATACTAACCAGCCCTAATGCTACATAGGATAAAAAAACTAACGGTTTTAATAGATAAGATTGAGCAGTCTTCATTGAATCATTTTTGATATGAATACACTTGCCTTGCTGCCCCTTGCTGACTACAACGTGATTTGATTGGGCAATATCAGACACAACAACAAACATCCCTCGAACTCGATTAAAAACAATACGATAAAAACCTTTATTCATAATAATTTACCTTTCATCTTTTTGTTAATAGCCGTAATTATTCATATCAAGGATTAAACATTAAATTATGTACAGCACATTTTCCAAAATAAATTCAGAATCAGATAATACATTTAAAAATTTAAAACCAATTTAACTAAAACGGCTACGACAGGGTTAGCACTTTTAAAAAACACACAAATTACTTACATAACGATAAAAACCTTTATTAAGTTATCGATAAAAAATAAAGCTTTTATATTGTTTAGATAACTTAATGTTTGTATATTAAAATTTAGTATTATATTTAGTCAAAGAATTTATTAATATTTTTGTCAATTTGGGGATTTTGGGTGCTTTAGCTATTGAATTGATTGTATTTTAAACAGGGAATATTAGATAGCTTTACTTTCATCCATTAATCAAAAATAGTGCCGACTTTGCTGCGTTAAAATTTAATGAATATAATTGATCGATAAAATTTTTAATCTATTAATACGAAACACAATTTAATAAGTTCTTCGATTTGAAAGAACTTAATACTGGTTTACCCATTATTGAATCATAACCGATAAACCAGAAAGATAATTTTAACGATATAAACTTTTATTTGTTACTGTTATAGTCGTTAATCTTTGATGAATATTAATCACTTATTTCTAATAATTCATCTGCTTTGATTTTTCCATAATTTTCAACCCCATTTTTAACTTTAAAAACAAGGTGTTTGGTATCGATAACGCCAAACCAATCATTTTTAAAATTTTGACTGACAACATCTATTTTATTTTGGGCAAATAACTCTCCATTATTGTAAAATTCGATTGTGTCTATCATCAATGTATCATTAGCATGAATGGTTTTTCGATTATCAAATCGTCCTTCAATTATTCCTTCTTCATTTTTTTGTCCTGCTATTTTAATCGTGTTGGCACTCATTTCACCCTGCCAGTCATTTTTAAAGTTGTTACTCATTATATCTAATTCTCCTGATGAGAGAATTTTTCCTTGGTTATAGCCATCTGTAACTTGAATCGTTAAATTGTTAGCGGCAGTGATTTCATTGTAATTTCTAAAATTTACAAAATTAGTATATATTTCATTAGCCTTTATTAGACCTTGCCAGCTATTTACAAAATTACTACCTGTTAAATGCAAATTAGTCACTAAGATTTTCCCATAATTATGTAAACTATTACTAATCAAACCCATCGCATCAGCCTCTATTAGACCATAGTTGGTAATAGCAGTATCAAAATAATTAGAACTAGGCTCAATCATAGCATAGTTGAAAGATAGTTTACCGTTCCAATCATTTTTAAATTCACTATGTTTAAAATGTAAATTTGATTTTATCGCTATTTGACCTTGGTTATACATTTTCCCATACGATACAATATATCCACCATCACCACTTACCAATCCCCAATTATCAAATTGATTTGTTATTATGGAAACAACTTGATCGGCTTCTATTTTTCCACGCCAAGTATTAACCACTGTTCCGACATGTCCTTTACCTATACCCACCGATGAACTTTTAATATTACCTTCATTAACTATATTTGTTCCAGATAATGAAACAGCTTCTCCAGCTTGAATTAAGCCTGTATCCTTATTGATAATATTATTTTCATTTTCGACCGATATTTCCTTTTCAGATATCAGTTTATTTACGTTCAGAACATCAGCAATAATGCTTAAATTATCTTTGGCATTCACTTCACTATAATTCTCAAAATCTTTCCCTTCTAAAGTAATATTTTTCGACTGAATCACACCAAACCAATCATTTTTGATTTTATCACTCGATACAGTAACGCTTTCTCCTGCTGATAAATCACCCGCATTTTCGGCATATGATGCTTTAATTTCCACCTTTTCAACCGCATTCATTTTGCCCACATTTTTAGTGTGCATTGCATTTAATGTAATATTCTTAGCGTTCACATTCCCTGTCCAGGTACTCAGAAATTCATCACTTTCTGCACTAAGATTTTTTCCTGCTGATAATTTATTTTCATTGGCAACCAATGTTTTAGCTTTAAGTTGGATGTCTTCTTTTGCTTCTATTGTGCCATAATTTTTTACGTCTGTTTTTCCCGTTAAGCTGACACTTTTTTGACTGGCAATCGTGCCATGATTTTCTATATGTTGACTGTTTAGTGAGATATCTTGTGTTGCCTTAAAATTACCCCCCACATTATTTAAAATTTTACCATCCGCCGAGATATTCAACGTTCCCGCACTTGCCATGATTGTCCCATTGTTACGAACACCTACCCCTGCTTCAGTACCCACCATCTTAATTTTTCCGGCATACATTCCGCCTAATGCTGAAACATCCACTGCAAATTCAGGCTGTTCGGTATTGGTGGCTGAGGCGACTTTTTCAATCTTTGTCAGGTCCGCACTCACCTTCGCTTTACCTGTCACAATATTAATTTCTTTATTCGCCCATAACTCAGCATTAACACTGACACTGCGTGCGATTAAATCGGTATAATCCTGACCTGATTTTTTTAACCCTTCCCCTGTAATGGCTATCTGCCCCTTTTCCACTTGATAACCCATCAATTTTCCATCTTCCATTATCGGTTTACCGGTGGTTAAGG
This window encodes:
- a CDS encoding filamentous hemagglutinin N-terminal domain-containing protein: MNKGFYRIVFNRVRGMFVVVSDIAQSNHVVVSKGQQGKCIHIKNDSMKTAQSYLLKPLVFLSYVALGLVSMTGVSYANNIVVDQKANQAHQPTIQGLPNGVTQIDIAAPTKGGVSHNKYTQFDVSKNGVILNNSPNGSKTQLAGNINGNASLQNSAKVILNEVNSQNISQLNGYIEVAGQKAQVVIANPAGITCNGCGFINADRATLTTGKPIMEDGKLMGYQVEKGQIAITGEGLKKSGQDYTDLIARSVSVNAELWANKEINIVTGKAKVSADLTKIEKVASATNTEQPEFAVDVSALGGMYAGKIKMVGTEAGVGVRNNGTIMASAGTLNISADGKILNNVGGNFKATQDISLNSQHIENHGTIASQKSVSLTGKTDVKNYGTIEAKEDIQLKAKTLVANENKLSAGKNLSAESDEFLSTWTGNVNAKNITLNAMHTKNVGKMNAVEKVEIKASYAENAGDLSAGESVTVSSDKIKNDWFGVIQSKNITLEGKDFENYSEVNAKDNLSIIADVLNVNKLISEKEISVENENNIINKDTGLIQAGEAVSLSGTNIVNEGNIKSSSVGIGKGHVGTVVNTWRGKIEADQVVSIITNQFDNWGLVSGDGGYIVSYGKMYNQGQIAIKSNLHFKHSEFKNDWNGKLSFNYAMIEPSSNYFDTAITNYGLIEADAMGLISNSLHNYGKILVTNLHLTGSNFVNSWQGLIKANEIYTNFVNFRNYNEITAANNLTIQVTDGYNQGKILSSGELDIMSNNFKNDWQGEMSANTIKIAGQKNEEGIIEGRFDNRKTIHANDTLMIDTIEFYNNGELFAQNKIDVVSQNFKNDWFGVIDTKHLVFKVKNGVENYGKIKADELLEISD